The genomic interval GGGACGCGGGGCGGGCCCTTGCGAGCTATCAGCAGTCGTTGGAGATCGCCCAGCGTCTGTACGAGCAGAATCCGAACGATGCGCAGGCGGCGCGCGATCTGTCGGTGTCCTTCTTCAAGCTGTTCCAGGTCGAGCAACAAGTCGGAAACGAGCCGGCGGCCCTCGGTCACCTTCGGTCATGCCACCGGATGTTGAGGGAAATGGAGCGCGCCGGTCAGTTCATGGATCCCCCCCTTCGCAATCTGCTCGATCAGCTCGATCGGGCTCTCGCCCCCGAAGAGTAGAGGAGGATCATCACCTGCGCTTCGAGCCGCTATCGCCGGACGACGCCCGGTCGCGCCGGACGGAGAGCTGCTCCCCGACGGTCTCCGTCAGCGATCCCTGAGAAGAACCACCCGGCGGCTCTCGACGAACCCCGGGCCTTCGATATGTAGGAAGTAGATTCCCGAGGGAAGGTCGCGCTCTCCGGACCGTCCTTCCCATGCGATCTCGTTCGTTCCCGCGGAGAGCCGGATCTCTGTGGGTCCGTCGATTCTCCTCCCCCTTAGATCATAGACCGCGAAGCGAACAGCGATCGATCGCGGTGTCCGGATCGACCAGCGGACTCCGGCGCGGCTCGGGTTCGGTCCGGGAGAAGAGGTCGTTACCTCCCCGCCCTCCGCTCTCCGCCCGCCCCCTTGTAGGGAAACGAGGAGCCGTTCCTCTCCGTACGCGCGCTCCCAAACCCTGAACCTGTCGTCGCAATCACTGGAACCATGAAGAGTCCATGAAAGAACTGTCGAGCCCTGGTCAATCGGCTGCGGCGGGTCGGGGCGTTCGATCCACTCGCCGCCGCCGCGTCCGAAGAGAAGCCGCAGGCGGGACGGGTTCGTCCACTTCTCGAAAACGAGGACGAGACGATCCCCCTCGATGCGCGCGGAAAGGAGCACCGCGCCGTTCGGTTCGTCGAGCCGCATCCCGTAGCCGTGAAGAACCCCGGCCTCATCCCAGACGCTCCCATGTCTGGACATGAGACCGCGGAAGGAGAACGAGACGTAGGGCGCGTCCTCCGGAAGGACGAAACGCGCGGTGAGAAGATCGGGATCCGCCTCGCGGGGGACGAGAGGGAGGTACTCGGGCCGCCGGCCCCGGCCGGAGAAGAGCCGGAGAGCGAGCTCCGTGTCGCCCGGATCGAGAGCCGACTCGCTCCTGCGGATCGAAACCTCGATCGGCTCCCCGGGCGCGCCGCGGTAGGGGTTCCACGCAACCACCCCCTCGCCCTTGTCGCGTCCAATCCGGACGAGGACCGTCCGCGGGAGCGGATCGGGGACGGTAACCGCGCCGAGAAATCGCTCTCCGCTCCGGAGCGAGAGGGTTCCGCCCCCAGAAAGCTCGATCACCGCTCCCCCCGGCACGCGCTCCACGATGCGCCCATTCGTTCGAAGATCGGGCGGATCGAAGGGGAGGCCGTTCGGATCGATGAAGATGACCGGCGTTCCTCGGGGGGCGATGCGAGAAGAAGACGAGGAGGGCGGCACGAGGATCCAGCTCCGCGCCCGGAGCTCTCGTCCGTCCGCGCCCGTCTCCTCCGCCTCCACGCGATAGGCGCCGGGGGGGAGGGAAAGCTCGCGGATCCAGGCGAGATCTCCTTTGGGAACGACGCGGAAGGACTCGCCTCTCGTGTTCGTGAGGACGACCGGACGCGAGCATGAGCGCATCTCGAAACGGGAGTCGCCGCTCCGGTCGAAGCGGAGGATCCGGACGGAGGGAGGGTCGTAGCCGCCGTGCAAGCCCGACGCGAAGAGGGCGAGGAACGAACCGTCCCGAACGGCCGGACACGCGATCGGTCGCGCCCGGATCCATCGGCTCGGCGGGAAGACGCCGTCGATCGGCGCGTCCCAGGCGCGGTCGACCGCCGCCCAGGGATCGCGAACTCCCGGCGTCCGGATCTCATTCTCCATCTCGCGCATCAGTCGCTCGATCGGATGCGGGCTCGGTCCCGAAGCGAGCATCTGCGCGATGCCGGAGAGGAGGAGGACTCCGCCCGCGTTTCGGTAGCAGGTCCACGACTCGACCCGATCGATCAGCCGGCCGCGCCCGCCGAGGACCTGCGCGCCCGCCTCCTCGATCCCATCGAGGCCGGCGGTGGCCGCGCCCCCGTCGCCGCCCGGGAGAGGCCGGGAGCATCCGTCGATCGCGGCCTCGCGGGCGACGAACCACTCGTTCGCCACGGCGAACGCCTCGATCCACCAGCTATCCACGATCCCCGCGCGGAGGAGTCCACGCTGCATCGCGTGAGTCGATTCATGAATAAACATATTGTCCCAGGAGGGCGAGGTGTCCGGATCCTCGTCGATCCGTCCGTCGCCGTCGTTGTCGATTCCGTCGTATCCGTCCTCGTCGATCGATCCGTCTCCGTCGGAGTCTTGGAAGAGGCCGCGGCCGAGCCGGGGCATCACGACCGCGCGTCCGGAGGCGTACGCTCCGGTGACGAGAGTCGTGTCGATTCGGACTTCCAGCGTGTCGATCCCGATCGGAGATCCGAGCACGCGCTCCAGATACGGGGCGATCGTCCGGTAGAGGCGAACCACGTAGATCGAATCGGTGAAACCGACGGACGCGTCGAGGAGAAGAGGAAGAAACTCGTGGAAGACCGCGCGCGAACCGGAGGAATCGGCTCGCGCCTTTTCCGCCGGCTCCTCGCGAACGCCGAGACAGACGAAGCGGGGCTTCTCTTCCGCGGATCCGAACGCGGAGGCCGCAAGAGGAGATGCGAGAGCCGCCGACAGAAGAAGCAGCGCGGCCGCCCTTGCCCGGAATCCGGAGGTCGCTCTCGTCTCCCGGCCGAATGGCGAAGCGTTCATGCGGGTCCTCCATCCGCGGCGGATGGCGCGGCCCGGAGCGTCCGCGCCGTCCGATTGTACCATGCGTTCGTTCGGGCTTCTTTTCGGCTCGATGCGGGGCGCGCCGCTCCGCGCGCGCCTCTCAGACGAGCGCGGCGAGATAGCGATAGAGCGGGCCGAGGGCGCGGAAGCCCTCGTCGAGGAGCGGAACGAGGCTTGGCGAGGAGAGGGTCCGATCGATCGAACGGTCGGCGACGAGATAGAAGCTCTTCCGCCCTGTCCACTCTTGGATCTCTTTCGTGTGCCGGCTCGGGAGGGGTCTCTTGTACGTCTCTCCTCGGAGATCGAACGGGCTTCCCTTCTTATGGAAAGCGATCGCTCTTCGGAAGGGGGCCGGGTTCTCGTCGATCGAGGCGCGGAGCGCGTCCATCGTCGCGCGCGAGGCGCTGTAATATCCCATCCCGTAGCGGTAGAACGACGGCGTGATCTCGAAGAAGTACGACGGCGCGTCGGTCCACTCCCGGCTCGGCCTCTTGAAGGCGATCCACATGCTGTCGCGGAAGAGAGACTTGTCTTTCGAGAAGCGCGTGTCGCGGTAGATTCTCGAGATCGCGCGCCCGATCGCCGGCCGAAGCTCGAAGCGCGGGTCGATCCGGCGCATCGTCGGCGTGAGATCGAGGACGAGCGCCTGGAAGGGGAGGACGAGGAGCTCCCGGTAG from Candidatus Eisenbacteria bacterium carries:
- a CDS encoding T9SS type A sorting domain-containing protein encodes the protein MNASPFGRETRATSGFRARAAALLLLSAALASPLAASAFGSAEEKPRFVCLGVREEPAEKARADSSGSRAVFHEFLPLLLDASVGFTDSIYVVRLYRTIAPYLERVLGSPIGIDTLEVRIDTTLVTGAYASGRAVVMPRLGRGLFQDSDGDGSIDEDGYDGIDNDGDGRIDEDPDTSPSWDNMFIHESTHAMQRGLLRAGIVDSWWIEAFAVANEWFVAREAAIDGCSRPLPGGDGGAATAGLDGIEEAGAQVLGGRGRLIDRVESWTCYRNAGGVLLLSGIAQMLASGPSPHPIERLMREMENEIRTPGVRDPWAAVDRAWDAPIDGVFPPSRWIRARPIACPAVRDGSFLALFASGLHGGYDPPSVRILRFDRSGDSRFEMRSCSRPVVLTNTRGESFRVVPKGDLAWIRELSLPPGAYRVEAEETGADGRELRARSWILVPPSSSSSRIAPRGTPVIFIDPNGLPFDPPDLRTNGRIVERVPGGAVIELSGGGTLSLRSGERFLGAVTVPDPLPRTVLVRIGRDKGEGVVAWNPYRGAPGEPIEVSIRRSESALDPGDTELALRLFSGRGRRPEYLPLVPREADPDLLTARFVLPEDAPYVSFSFRGLMSRHGSVWDEAGVLHGYGMRLDEPNGAVLLSARIEGDRLVLVFEKWTNPSRLRLLFGRGGGEWIERPDPPQPIDQGSTVLSWTLHGSSDCDDRFRVWERAYGEERLLVSLQGGGRRAEGGEVTTSSPGPNPSRAGVRWSIRTPRSIAVRFAVYDLRGRRIDGPTEIRLSAGTNEIAWEGRSGERDLPSGIYFLHIEGPGFVESRRVVLLRDR
- a CDS encoding DUF2461 domain-containing protein, which codes for MTRRATGRFRGFREDALRFLETVRARDDKSWFEQNRERYRELLVLPFQALVLDLTPTMRRIDPRFELRPAIGRAISRIYRDTRFSKDKSLFRDSMWIAFKRPSREWTDAPSYFFEITPSFYRYGMGYYSASRATMDALRASIDENPAPFRRAIAFHKKGSPFDLRGETYKRPLPSRHTKEIQEWTGRKSFYLVADRSIDRTLSSPSLVPLLDEGFRALGPLYRYLAALV